The DNA segment GGAAAAAGAATTGAAAGGTTTCCAGAAAATTGAAGTCAAAAAAGGGGAAAATGCCGCCGCCTCAATTTCGATTGATGTAAATAGTTTAAGTTTTTATGATGAATCCATTTCAAATTGGAATCTAGAAAAAGGGGACTATATAATTTACATCGGGAATTCATCCAACAATATTTCAAAAAAAATAAAAATAACAATCAAATAATTAAGGATTTCATATTGAAAACACCCTCCTTTTTTATTCCTTTTTTTAAAGCATCTTGTGATGTTTTTTAAAAATAAATCACAATAAAACAATATGAAAACAGCCATTTCCCTATTGATTTTACTAGTTTCATTTAGTATATATTCCCAGCCAAAAAAGAAAATGGAATCCAAACCTTTTTCAACAAAAGACAGGATGGTTGTAGTTTATACTACTGCTGAAAATTCTAGTTTGAGATTGTCAAAAACAGATAATCTGAAATTCAAGGAGTTAAAACAGCCTACAGAAAAACAAGTTTGTGTTTTTGTAAATCCACTCAAAACTTTTCAGACTCTTCTAGGAATTGGAGGTGCTATTTCAGACGCCAGTGCTGAGGTTTTTGCAAAATTGTCTAAGGAAAAACAGCAGGAATTACTCAATGCTTATTATAGTTCCGACAAAGGAATTGGTTATTCGTTGATGAGAACGAACATAAACAGTTGTGATTTCAGCAGTGATAGGTACACTTATATTAAGGAAGGGGATAAGTCATTAAAAACCTTCAACATTGATCACGATAGAAAATACCGTATTCCAATGATAAAAAGAGCAACGGCAACGGCAGGTGGAAAAATGACCTTATATGTCAGCCCTTGGTCAGCGCCCGCTTTTATGAAAAGCAACAATGATTTATTGCAAGGAGGTTCTTTATTGGCAGAATATTATCAGCCTTGGGCGAACTATTATTCCAAATTCATAAAGGCGTATGAGAAGGAAGGAATTCCAATTTGGGGATTGACGCTACAAAATGAACCAATGGCCATTCAAAGATGGGAATCCTGCATTTATACCGCAGAAGAGGAAAGAGATTTTTTGAAAAATTATTTAGGACCAACATTGGCAAAAGAAGGGTTGGGAGATAAAAAAATAATTGTATGGGATCATAATCGGGATTTGATGAATCAAAGAGCCGATGTTATTTTTTCGGATCCCGATGCTTCAAAATACGCTTGGGGATTGGGCTTTCATTGGTACGAAACCTGGGCTGGCGGAAAACCGATGTTTGAAAATGTAGGGAAAGTGCACGAAGCGTATCCTTCAAAAAATCTAATTTTTACCGAAGGTTGCGTCGAAAAATTCGATGCGTCTAAATACCAATTTTGGGCTAATGGAGTGCGATACGGCACTTCGATGATAAACGATTTCAATAACGGAACCGTGGCCTGGACCGATTGGAACATACTTCTTGATGAAAACGGTGGGCCAAATCACGTCGGCAATTTTTGTTTTGCACCCGTTCACGGAGACACAAAAACAGGCGAATTAATTTATACGCCTTCTTATTATTATATTGGACATTTTTCAAAATTCATTCGTCCAAATGCCAAAAGAGTCAGCACCGTGGTCAGTAGAGACAGTTTGTTGAGCACGTCTTTCATTAATTCAAACGGAAAAATGGTGACTGTCGTGATGAATCAAAGTAATGAAAAAGTGGTTTATAATTTATGCATTGGAACACAAGCCACAGAGGTTTCTATTTTGCCCAATGCCATTCAAACATTGGTTTATTAAAAAAGCGAGGATTTATAAAGACATAATTAGACGATTGAACAACAAGAAACACGGATTTAAAAGATGAAAAAAACAATAACCACAACACTTTTATTGGCATTCTTTTTTGCTTTTTCACAACCAAAAACAATAGACCAAAAAGTCGATGCTTTATTAAAGCAAATGACGCTTGAAGAGAAAATTGGACAGCTAAATCAATACAATGACGATTCGAAAGCCACGGGGCCAATTACGGTTGACAATGACAAAGCTAGCCAAATTCGAAATGGACAAGTTGGCTCATTGTTGAATTGTCTTGGAACGGAACGCACAAGAAGTTGGCAAAAAATGGCGATGGAATCCCGTCTAAAAATCCCGTTGTTGTTTGGTCAAGACGTCATTCATGGTTATAAAACAACATTTCCGGTTCCGTTGGGCGAAGCCGCAAGTTGGGATTTGGAAGCCATACAAAAAGCAGCAAGAATAGCCGCCGTCGAAGCTTCGGCCTCAGGAATTCATTGGACATTTGCGCCCATGGTGGACATTGCCCGTGATCCGCGTTGGGGACGTGTAATGGAAGGCGCTGGCGAAGATCCGTATTTAGGTTCTTTGATTGCCAAAGCCCGAGTAATTGGTTTTCAAGGCGAAAAGTTAGGAGGAATTGATGCAGTCATGGCTTGTGTCAAACATTTTGCAGCTTATGGTGCAGCCGTTGGCGGAAGGGATTACAACTCGGTGGACATGAGCGAAAGAATGCTTTGGGAGGTTTATCTTCCACCGTTCAAAGCGGCTCTTGATGCGGGTGCAGCCACTTTTATGAATTCTTTTAATGACTTGAACGGAATTCCTGCAACCGGAAATAAATACTTGCAAAGGGACATCCTGAAAGGAAAATGGGGTTTCAAAGGCTTTGTGGTTTCAGATTGGGGTTCCATTGGCGAAATGCAAAATCACGGCTATGCCAAAGACGGAAAAGAAGCAGCTTATCTTGCCATCACGGCGGGAAGCGATATGGATATGGAAAGCAGATGCTACAAAAACAATTTGGAAGCATTATTGAAAGAAAAAAGAATTGACATCCAGTTAGTGGATGATGCCGTCAAGCGAATTTTACGCAAGAAATTCGAGTTGGGATTATTCGATGATCCGTATCGTTTTTGCAATGCCGAAAGAGAAAAAGCGGCACTAAACAATCCAGAACATACCAAAGCAGCAAGGGAAATTGGTGCCAAAAGCATCGTGTTGTTGAAAAATGATTCAAATGTATTGCCGCTTTCTAAAGACACGAAAACTATCGCTTTTATTGGCCCTTTGGTTAAAGAATACAAGCAAAACATGGGATTTTGGGATGTGGATTTGCCTGGAGTTGATTATGAAAAATTGGTGGTTTCACAATGGGATGGTTTGCAAAACAAGGTTGGAAAAAATACAAAATTGTTATACGCCAAAGGTTGCGAAATTGAAGGAGACAACAAAGATGGTTTTGCCGAAGCCGTAAAAATAGCTTCACAAGCCGACGTGGTCATTATGAGTATTGGAGAAAAAAGAGATATGAGCGGCGAAGCCAAAAGCAGAAGCAATATCAACATTCCAGGCGTTCAGGAAGAATTGGTCAAAGCCATTCAAGCCACGGGAAAACCGGTGGTGGTTTTGATAAATACGGGACGACCATTGGTTTTTAATTCTACTGCCGATACCGTGCCTGCCATACTTTATACTTGGTGGCTGGGAACAGAAGCCGGAAATTCGATTGCCGACGTGTTGTTTGGAGACGTCAATCCAAGTGCAAAATTGCCAATGACTTTTCCAAGGGAAGTGGGACAAATTCCGATTTATTATAACCATTTCAATACCGGAAGACCGGCCAAAAACGATACGGATTTGATGTATACTTCCGCTTACATTGATTTGTCCATTAGTCCCAAATTTCCTTTTGGATTTGGATTGAGTTATACGGCTTTTCGATATTCCGATTTGAAAATGTCCAAGAATAAAATGAAAAACAATGAAACAATTGAAGTTACTGCAAACATCACCAACACGGGAAAATATGCCGGGGAAGAAGTGGTGCAATTGTATTTGCGGGATAAATTCGGCTCCGTGGTTAGGCCTATAAAAGAACTGAAAGGATTCGAGAAAATCAAACTCAATGTGGGGGAAACCAAAACCGTGAAATTTGTGATTGACAACCAAAAATTATCTTTTTACAACGATAAACTGGAATTCAAATCAGAACCGGGCGATTTTGACTTGATGATTGGTTCGTCTTCGGAAGATATTCGCTTGAAAGGGGATTTTGAATTGCTGAACTAACTTCAAGAACACATTTTCTCGTCAAGATTTGGTGGAAAATGAAAAATTTGAAGGCAACAAAAAGAGTAGTTTATCCGAAATATTGGAATTGTAACGGTGAATATTGCGGCTTTTGCTTTTTTAGGGTTGATTTGTAAACCAAATAGGGGTCTTGGTTTTTAAAAAGACGAATGGGGTTTATGAATTTTATGAAAACAGCAAAAGAAATAGTTGGGATTGTAGTGGTGCTTTTGATGACACTTTGTTCTTGCACCAGCGACCCAATCGAACAAGTGCAGTTCTTGAAAAAGGTCGTTGAGGTTTCAGTTGACGGAACTTCAAATACAACGATTCTTTCTTACGATGGAAATAAGTTAGTGGCTATCGACAAAGCGGACCAACTTTCTAAATTTTATTATACAGGCAATTTAATTACCAAAGTTGCGGTGTTGGATAAAACAACGCAACACGCCAATACATTGGACTATTCCTATTCAGAAGATGGGAAATTGACCAAGATCACGTCGTCTGATAATTACGTGATAAATTATATTCACAACAATGATGGTTCTGTTTCTTATGAAAAATTGACCAAGGATTCCAGCAATTTTGAAGTTAAAAACCATCATGGAATCATGTATTTTCAAAACGGAAATCTCGTTAAAGACGAAAAAACTTTAGACGATGCAGGAAAAGGAATTTCGGCTAAAAACAGCGTCAGTGTAGAGTACGACTATAAAAACAATGCCTTGAAAAACATTTTGGGGTTCGATAAATTGTTGAATTATTCTAAAATAATTTCCTCAAATAATGAAATTAGTAGTACCGAGGTTTCATCGGTTAAGTATTTGGATGACGACCAAGTTGTTTCTGC comes from the Flavobacterium limnophilum genome and includes:
- a CDS encoding glycoside hydrolase family 3 N-terminal domain-containing protein yields the protein MKKTITTTLLLAFFFAFSQPKTIDQKVDALLKQMTLEEKIGQLNQYNDDSKATGPITVDNDKASQIRNGQVGSLLNCLGTERTRSWQKMAMESRLKIPLLFGQDVIHGYKTTFPVPLGEAASWDLEAIQKAARIAAVEASASGIHWTFAPMVDIARDPRWGRVMEGAGEDPYLGSLIAKARVIGFQGEKLGGIDAVMACVKHFAAYGAAVGGRDYNSVDMSERMLWEVYLPPFKAALDAGAATFMNSFNDLNGIPATGNKYLQRDILKGKWGFKGFVVSDWGSIGEMQNHGYAKDGKEAAYLAITAGSDMDMESRCYKNNLEALLKEKRIDIQLVDDAVKRILRKKFELGLFDDPYRFCNAEREKAALNNPEHTKAAREIGAKSIVLLKNDSNVLPLSKDTKTIAFIGPLVKEYKQNMGFWDVDLPGVDYEKLVVSQWDGLQNKVGKNTKLLYAKGCEIEGDNKDGFAEAVKIASQADVVIMSIGEKRDMSGEAKSRSNINIPGVQEELVKAIQATGKPVVVLINTGRPLVFNSTADTVPAILYTWWLGTEAGNSIADVLFGDVNPSAKLPMTFPREVGQIPIYYNHFNTGRPAKNDTDLMYTSAYIDLSISPKFPFGFGLSYTAFRYSDLKMSKNKMKNNETIEVTANITNTGKYAGEEVVQLYLRDKFGSVVRPIKELKGFEKIKLNVGETKTVKFVIDNQKLSFYNDKLEFKSEPGDFDLMIGSSSEDIRLKGDFELLN
- a CDS encoding glycoside hydrolase family 30 protein; the encoded protein is MESKPFSTKDRMVVVYTTAENSSLRLSKTDNLKFKELKQPTEKQVCVFVNPLKTFQTLLGIGGAISDASAEVFAKLSKEKQQELLNAYYSSDKGIGYSLMRTNINSCDFSSDRYTYIKEGDKSLKTFNIDHDRKYRIPMIKRATATAGGKMTLYVSPWSAPAFMKSNNDLLQGGSLLAEYYQPWANYYSKFIKAYEKEGIPIWGLTLQNEPMAIQRWESCIYTAEEERDFLKNYLGPTLAKEGLGDKKIIVWDHNRDLMNQRADVIFSDPDASKYAWGLGFHWYETWAGGKPMFENVGKVHEAYPSKNLIFTEGCVEKFDASKYQFWANGVRYGTSMINDFNNGTVAWTDWNILLDENGGPNHVGNFCFAPVHGDTKTGELIYTPSYYYIGHFSKFIRPNAKRVSTVVSRDSLLSTSFINSNGKMVTVVMNQSNEKVVYNLCIGTQATEVSILPNAIQTLVY